A single genomic interval of Catalinimonas alkaloidigena harbors:
- a CDS encoding alpha/beta hydrolase — MKKITILFFLPFFIAVTCGFSQTNPVMDIFPQGTVLHGNIPYNDDSLQKHLLDIYLPANATGKLPLVIFVHGGGWLSNDKYADIGYMKKTVAEIVSSGFALASIDYRFSTQAVFPAQIQDSNRAVSFLYDHADKYGFDTNRFALMGFSAGGHLASLQGLSNNDNVNSFYMTGTSKSFSFKAVVDFYGPAELILFPGADNAKSPEGQLIGAAPLARPDLAKAASPVTYVDKNDPPFLIIHGEKDDLVSPRHSQLLSAWLTTQGVENELIIVKDAPHFGEMFDTDEIRNKVISFLKAQLK; from the coding sequence ATGAAAAAAATTACTATTCTATTTTTCCTGCCCTTTTTTATCGCTGTCACTTGTGGTTTTTCTCAAACCAACCCGGTGATGGATATTTTTCCTCAGGGTACTGTTTTGCACGGTAACATCCCTTATAACGACGATAGCCTGCAAAAACACTTATTGGATATTTATTTACCTGCAAACGCGACAGGGAAACTTCCCCTGGTGATTTTTGTACATGGTGGTGGGTGGTTGAGCAATGACAAGTATGCCGATATCGGTTATATGAAAAAGACCGTGGCGGAAATCGTCAGCAGCGGTTTTGCCCTGGCTTCTATTGACTATCGGTTTAGCACCCAGGCCGTTTTTCCTGCCCAGATCCAGGACAGCAATCGTGCCGTATCCTTTTTGTATGATCATGCTGACAAATATGGCTTCGACACCAACCGATTTGCCCTGATGGGTTTTTCCGCTGGCGGACATCTGGCTTCCTTACAGGGTTTATCTAACAATGACAATGTCAACTCTTTTTATATGACTGGAACAAGTAAATCATTCAGTTTCAAAGCCGTAGTGGATTTTTATGGTCCGGCGGAATTGATATTGTTTCCCGGTGCTGATAACGCCAAATCCCCCGAAGGTCAGTTGATAGGAGCCGCCCCGCTGGCACGTCCCGATCTTGCCAAAGCGGCCAGTCCGGTGACTTATGTTGACAAAAATGACCCGCCATTTTTGATCATTCATGGCGAAAAAGATGATCTGGTCTCTCCCAGGCATTCCCAATTGTTGAGTGCATGGTTGACAACGCAAGGTGTAGAGAATGAACTTATCATTGTAAAAGATGCCCCGCATTTCGGAGAAATGTTCGATACCGATGAGATTAGAAATAAAGTCATCAGTTTTCTCAAAGCGCAATTGAAGTAA
- a CDS encoding helix-turn-helix domain-containing protein: protein MELRRFETINDYNVFNNNETLHPLVSVVDISKASPRQASNMYFGFYTIFLKQVNCGDLRYGRHTYDYQEGTLVFIAPGQLITVENKGETYQPKGTALIFHPDLIHGTSLGRHMQDYTFFGYQSNEALHVSERERKIVLDCFSKIEYELDHAIDKHSKKLIVDNIELFLNYCVRFYERQFITRDNVHTGILEGFENLLNDYFQTDKAQRLGLPSVAWCASELNLSPNYFGDLVKKETGQSAQDYIQAKVIEVAKEKIFGPNKTVNEIAYELGFKYPQHFSRFFKDRVGQSPNKYRMLHDN, encoded by the coding sequence ATGGAACTGCGACGTTTTGAGACCATAAACGACTACAACGTATTCAATAACAATGAAACGCTCCACCCACTGGTGAGTGTGGTGGATATTTCAAAGGCAAGTCCGAGACAAGCCTCCAATATGTATTTTGGTTTTTATACCATCTTTTTAAAACAAGTGAACTGCGGCGATCTGCGCTATGGCCGACATACCTATGATTACCAGGAAGGTACATTGGTATTCATTGCTCCCGGACAGCTCATTACTGTTGAAAACAAGGGAGAGACCTATCAACCAAAAGGTACAGCCCTGATCTTTCATCCGGATCTAATCCATGGCACTTCCCTTGGTCGGCATATGCAAGACTACACCTTCTTTGGCTACCAATCCAACGAAGCACTTCATGTATCCGAACGTGAAAGAAAAATTGTGCTGGATTGTTTTTCCAAGATTGAATATGAGTTAGACCATGCCATAGATAAGCACAGCAAAAAACTTATTGTAGATAACATTGAGTTGTTTTTGAACTATTGCGTCCGTTTTTATGAACGGCAATTTATTACGCGTGACAATGTTCATACGGGCATTTTGGAAGGGTTTGAGAATTTGCTGAACGACTATTTTCAAACAGACAAAGCACAGAGGCTTGGCTTGCCTTCCGTAGCCTGGTGTGCCAGCGAATTGAACTTATCACCCAACTACTTTGGTGATCTGGTGAAAAAAGAAACCGGCCAATCAGCCCAGGATTACATTCAAGCTAAGGTGATTGAGGTAGCCAAAGAAAAAATATTTGGCCCCAACAAAACAGTCAATGAGATTGCTTACGAATTAGGCTTTAAATATCCGCAGCACTTTAGCCGTTTCTTTAAAGACCGGGTAGGACAGTCTCCCAACAAATACCGTATGCTCCATGATAATTGA
- a CDS encoding aldo/keto reductase produces the protein MNKDKNTSGLHAQDTQWVNRRTFLSRSALIGAGLTTGSSAWTSAKSNNNKTVNSPSAEKRMLGSLEVSPIGLGCMSMTSGHYNPPRPKKEMVKVVRGAVDRGVTLFDTAEYYGPFTNEEVVGEALKPVRDQVVVSTKFGFQFENTQPTGRNSKPEHIRQAVDGMLKRLQTDYIDLLYLHRIDPEVPIEDVAGTVSELIKEGKARHFGVSELSPKTLRKAHAVQPITALQSQYSLVERVPENQILDTCEALGIGFVPWGPVCRGFLADKFNEYSRFSEDSRHSEVPYFTPEALQENMKLLDLTRAWAVRKEATPAQISLAWLLAQKPFIVPIPGTTKLHHLEEDLGAIDIKFTADELEEFRNDFSRIEVVGVRSAESALTDQ, from the coding sequence ATGAATAAGGACAAAAATACTTCAGGTTTGCATGCCCAGGATACTCAATGGGTTAATCGACGTACTTTCCTGAGCCGCTCAGCCCTGATCGGAGCCGGTTTAACTACTGGGTCTTCAGCATGGACAAGTGCAAAATCAAATAATAATAAGACGGTGAATAGCCCTTCTGCTGAGAAACGTATGCTCGGCTCTTTGGAAGTCTCACCTATCGGCTTAGGATGCATGAGCATGACCAGTGGCCATTACAACCCGCCCAGACCTAAAAAAGAGATGGTAAAGGTAGTCCGTGGGGCGGTAGATCGGGGTGTCACTCTCTTTGATACAGCTGAGTATTATGGACCTTTTACCAATGAAGAGGTTGTTGGGGAAGCGCTTAAGCCCGTTCGTGACCAGGTGGTTGTTTCCACTAAGTTCGGATTCCAGTTTGAGAATACTCAGCCTACTGGACGAAACAGTAAACCGGAACATATTCGACAAGCCGTAGATGGTATGCTCAAACGACTTCAAACGGATTATATTGATTTGCTCTATCTACACCGGATTGATCCTGAGGTACCCATTGAGGACGTGGCAGGGACGGTGAGTGAGTTGATCAAAGAGGGCAAAGCCCGCCATTTTGGGGTCTCTGAGCTTTCTCCTAAGACTTTGCGAAAAGCCCATGCTGTACAACCCATTACGGCACTCCAGAGCCAGTATTCACTGGTTGAACGAGTTCCTGAGAATCAAATCCTGGACACTTGTGAAGCGTTGGGCATAGGTTTTGTTCCCTGGGGCCCTGTTTGTCGTGGGTTTCTCGCTGACAAGTTCAATGAATACAGTAGGTTTTCAGAGGATTCACGGCACTCCGAAGTTCCTTATTTTACCCCGGAAGCTCTGCAGGAGAACATGAAACTCTTGGACTTAACCCGAGCCTGGGCTGTCCGAAAGGAAGCTACACCTGCCCAAATCTCACTTGCCTGGCTGCTGGCACAAAAGCCATTTATCGTCCCTATACCAGGTACTACCAAGCTGCATCACCTGGAGGAAGATCTGGGAGCCATTGACATCAAGTTCACTGCGGATGAGTTGGAAGAGTTTAGGAACGACTTCTCCAGGATTGAAGTGGTAGGAGTACGATCGGCAGAGTCAGCACTGACCGACCAATAA
- a CDS encoding aldo/keto reductase: MQKRMLGKDNLEVSALGLGCMGLSFGYGPATDKQDAIRLIRRAYELGITFFDTAEAYGPFANEELLGEALSPFRSEVVIATKFGFKEGKTALGLDSRPATIRAMAEASLKRLRTDVIDLFYQHRVDPNVPIEEVAGTVKELIREGKVKHFGLSEAGVQTIRKAHAIQPVTALQSEYSLWWREPEQEILPTLEELGIGLVPFSPLGKGFLTGKINEDTKFDDKDFRNIVPRFSEENRKANQALVDLLGKIAKQKEASSAQIALAWLLAQKPWIVPIPGTTKLHRLEENVGSADIKLSADELKEINEVMAKVKVQGARYPEQMQKMVGR, encoded by the coding sequence ATGCAAAAGCGAATGTTAGGAAAGGACAACCTGGAAGTATCAGCCCTTGGCCTGGGCTGCATGGGGCTAAGCTTTGGATATGGTCCTGCAACAGACAAGCAAGATGCGATCAGGCTCATCCGAAGAGCTTATGAACTTGGTATCACCTTCTTTGATACCGCAGAAGCCTATGGTCCGTTTGCCAACGAGGAATTACTGGGTGAAGCTTTATCACCATTTCGCAGCGAAGTAGTGATTGCTACTAAATTCGGCTTTAAAGAAGGTAAAACAGCCCTAGGCCTGGATAGCCGTCCTGCAACCATAAGAGCCATGGCCGAAGCATCGCTGAAACGTTTGAGAACCGATGTGATCGACTTGTTTTATCAGCATCGGGTAGATCCCAATGTGCCCATAGAAGAGGTAGCCGGCACCGTGAAGGAGTTGATTCGGGAGGGAAAAGTGAAGCATTTTGGCCTATCAGAGGCAGGTGTTCAAACCATTCGTAAAGCCCATGCTATTCAACCCGTAACTGCCCTGCAAAGCGAGTACTCCCTCTGGTGGCGAGAGCCTGAACAGGAAATACTACCAACCCTTGAAGAATTGGGTATTGGTTTGGTGCCTTTCAGTCCATTGGGTAAAGGTTTTTTGACCGGTAAGATCAACGAAGATACTAAGTTTGACGACAAGGATTTTCGCAACATTGTACCCCGCTTTTCTGAAGAGAACCGCAAGGCTAACCAGGCCTTGGTTGATTTGCTGGGCAAGATAGCAAAACAAAAGGAGGCCTCTTCAGCACAAATCGCTTTGGCCTGGCTTCTTGCCCAAAAGCCGTGGATCGTTCCTATTCCGGGTACAACAAAATTGCACCGATTGGAAGAAAATGTTGGCTCAGCAGACATTAAGCTTAGTGCTGATGAGCTCAAAGAAATCAATGAGGTCATGGCAAAGGTTAAAGTACAAGGGGCTCGCTATCCTGAACAGATGCAAAAAATGGTGGGACGTTAA